The genome window TCCCGACGCTCTGTCCAAGGAGGAGCGTGAGTTCCTCGTTCTTGAAGGTGCGGTCCCTGTCAACGAAGAAGAAGAACGTGACCTCGGTGTCACCACCGGGTTCGAGCTGGTGATCGAACGCGAGCCGCAGCTGCATGAGACCCGTCGGCGAAACGACTTCGCCGCCAGCATCGGCGTCGACCATGCTGCCAGTCCGGGGATCGTAGACGGTGACCCTGGTGCTGCTCGGTCGCTCACGGGCAAACGCGACATGCTGTCCGTTCAGCATAATGAGGTTCTCACGGGAGAAGCTGAACCGTTCCAGGCTAGTGAGGCCCTCCTCGTCGAACGGCTTGATGAGGAGAACGAGGGTCACGGCGTGAAACTGGTCGCTGGTGTTGCGCAGCCGGAACGTGACTTGAACGAAGGGCAGCTCCATCAGACTATGAGGAAACGCACTCCTGGTCACGGTGAGCTCGGGTGCCGTCATGGCGACGCGGTGGATGCCATCTTCGAAGGAAGCCGTCGTCGCCCTCGGGTCATACGCTGCGGAGGAGCACACCTCGCGCCCTTCCACCTGCGCCACGTAGTCGATGGTGGCAGGCACCAGCGTCAGAATGAGCGTCCCGCATTCATCCGCCCGCACACCCTCCGGGTGGCGGGGCAGACCGAGATGCGTCAGGCGCTCGCCGGTCAGATTGTCCCACGAGGGGATGGTCCCCGCCTCGCCGGCAAGCTGTACTTGCAGGTAGCGTGGCAGCTCCTCGGGCTTGAATAGCGCCGAAGCCGTCTGCGTCAGCACTGTGCGCAGGGTCGCCTCGGATTCCGTGCGCACCTGCCCCGCGCCGCCGATGACCTGCAGCCGATCCAGCACGTCGCCCGCAGCCTGGCTGAGGGTGACGGTGCGGACACGTTTTCTACCCCTCATGCGCCAGCATGGCCTTGACAAACGCTACGAACAGGGGACCGGGCTGAAGGGGCTTGGACGCGAGCTCGGGGTGAAACTGGACGCCGACGAAGAATGGATGACCGACGAGTTCGAGGGACTCAACCAGGTCCTCCTCCGGGTAGACAGCAGCGACGCGCATGCCATGCTCCTCGAAGGCCGCCCGGTACTCGTTGTTGAACTCGTAGCGATGGCGATGGCGTTCGGAAAGCGTAGATGCCCCGTATGCCTCTGCCACCCTGCTCCCTGGCGTGATGGTGTTCTCGTAGACGCCGAGCCGCATGGTCCCGCCCAGCTTCTGCACGCCCTTTTGCGACGGCATGAGGTAGATGACGAGGTCCTCAGCCTCTGGCCTGAACTCCTGGGAGTTCGCGTCGGCAATACCGAGCACGTTCCGTGCAAACTCAATGCTGGCAACCTGCATGCCCAGGCAGATGCCCAGGTAGGGCAGATTGTTGGTACGTGCGTATCCCGCAGCCAGGATCATGCCTTCAATGCCACGTTTCCCGAAGCCCCCCGGGACCAGGATGCCGTCGTACCTGCCCGCATCCAGCAGGCGCGTCCCCTGCTTCTCGACGTCTTCGCTGTCAATCAGGTCGATGTGCAGGTCACACCCGGTCGCCCATGCGCCATGGTGAAGCGCTTCGCGGAGGGACAGATAGGCATCATTCAGCTGAACGTACTTGCCGACGATGGCCAGCCTGCGCGGCGTCTTCGCCTGATCGATCGTCCACGTGAACCGCACCCAGGGCGTCTCGGTCTGGGCCGTGCGGGGCGCCATGTCGAACGCAGAAAGGACGAGGTGGCCGACACGCTGTTCCTGCAGGTAGTTTGGAACCTTGTACACCGAGGTCAGGTTGGGCAGCGAGATGACGTGATCGGCGGGGACACCGCAGAACAGGGCCACTTTGCGCTTCTGGTCAAGCGGCAGTTCCTTGACGCCACGGGCCACGACCAGCGTAGGCTGGATGCCGATCTTGCGCAGTTCGCCGACGCTGTGCTGGGTGGGCTTGGTCTTGAGTTCGTCCGTGGTCTCAAGATAGGGGACGTACGTCAGGTGAGCGAAGATCGAGCTGGCAGGATCCTCAGCCCAGAACTCGCGAATGGCTTCGAGAAACGGCAGGCCTTCGATATCGCCGACCGTGCCGCCGACCTCGACGATCACGAAGTCAGCCTTCGACGCCTCTGCCACCTTCATGACACGGCTGCGGATCTCCCCGGTGAGGTGCGGGATGATCTGCACCGTGTGCCCCAGGTACTCGCCCTTGCGCTCTTTCTCGATGACAGAAAGGTACACCTGCCCGCTGGTGATATTGTTCATGCGGTGCAGGTTCTGGTTGAGGAAGCGCTCGTAGTGCCCCAGGTCCAGGTCGGTTTCCGCCCCGTCCTCCGTCACAAAGACCTCGCCGTGCTCAAACGGGTTCTGCACACCAGCGTCGACGTTGAGATATGGGTCCATCTTGAGCATGGTCACGGAGAAGCCCTCGTCGAGGAGGATGCGTCCCAGCGAGGCGGAGAAGATACCCTTGCCCAGCGACGACATGACGCCACCGGTAACGAAGATAAATTTGCTCATGCTTCCTCCGCGATTGACTGGGGTATGGAACTGCGCGCCACGGTCACGGGCACACCGTACGGTCGCAAGAAATAACGCGCCAGCCCCTCAGCCGGCGCGGGGTCAGAACGATCTTACCTGCCATGCCTGCTCCTTGTTGGACGTGCGTCGCGGAGATCGACGTTCTTGTTGAACCCCATGTTCGCTCCCCATTCATTGTATATGAAAACGGCGGGCCGCCAACCGCGCAGGCCGGCGGTGCATACTGCTGGTCTGCCCCAGACAATGTTATCTCTGAGCGGAGAGCACCCTCAGGACTTCACGCATGAAGTCTGGCAAATCAGCCGGCGAGCGGGACGTGACGAGGTTGCTGTCGACGACAACCGATTGATCGACCCAGATTGCCCCGGCGTTCGACAGGTCATCCCTGATCGTGGCGGTGCTGGTGAGCGTGCGCCCTTTGACGATCCCTGCGCTGATGCCCACCCACCCCGCGTGACAGATCATCGCCACCAGCTTGCCCTTGTCATTCATCTCGTTGACCAGAGCAAGCACGGCCTTCGACCGGCGCAGGAAGTCCGGCGCATATCCACCTGGCACGATCACACCCTCGAACTCTCCCGGCGTGACGTCCGCGATGATCATGTCCGGCGTGAAGGGCACACCGAATTTACCCTTGTAGACACGTTTTTCTGTCGCAACGCCGACCGATTCGAACCCGGCTTCCCTGAGACGAAAATAGGGATAGATAAACTCATGCTCGTGCACCATCTCGTCCAACAGAACAGCAACCTTCTTTGCCATACCGGCCTCCTGTGGCATGCTTGAATTCTCTCCATATTCTAGCCACATAGAGGCATAATGCTATGTGGACACTTGACACCGATCAGACAACCTGAGTGGGTCTTCTGAGCCGATTCACGGTGAGACCGCGCCCTCCGCGTCTTTCCTGCTATACTGAAATAGTGAAACAACTCGGCGTGGACATAGTGGCCGTGGCGCGTATCCGGGCTCTGGGGGAACGGTATGGAGAACGCTTCCTGAACCGTGTCTACTCCGCCTCCGAACTCTCGACATGTGACCGCCCCGACCGCTGGCAGTGTCTGGCAGGCCGCTGGGCCGCAAAGGAGGCTGTCATCAAGCTGCTGCCTCCCACGGACCTTCCGACATTGCGCGAGATCGAGATCGCTCCAGGCCCGGAAGGCGCGCCGATTGCCGTCATCCGGGGGACACCCTGGTTCAATTGTTCCCTCAGCATCAGCCACGAACGCGAGTACGCGGTCGCCGTGGCCATGGTGACCCAGGGAGAATACGGGAGTATGTATGAGAGCGGCGACTCGTAGTCAGATCCGCAGTATCGAGAAACACACATTCAACGAATACGGCATGCCGTCGATTGTGCTCATGGAGCGCGCCGGCCAGGCTGTCGCGGACGCCGCGCTGAACATCGCGGATGAGGACGCGGAAGAGGGACTGCGGCCGCACTTCGTCGTTCTGTGTGGCACGGGCG of Coprothermobacter sp. contains these proteins:
- a CDS encoding protease, which gives rise to MAKKVAVLLDEMVHEHEFIYPYFRLREAGFESVGVATEKRVYKGKFGVPFTPDMIIADVTPGEFEGVIVPGGYAPDFLRRSKAVLALVNEMNDKGKLVAMICHAGWVGISAGIVKGRTLTSTATIRDDLSNAGAIWVDQSVVVDSNLVTSRSPADLPDFMREVLRVLSAQR
- a CDS encoding CTP synthase — its product is MSKFIFVTGGVMSSLGKGIFSASLGRILLDEGFSVTMLKMDPYLNVDAGVQNPFEHGEVFVTEDGAETDLDLGHYERFLNQNLHRMNNITSGQVYLSVIEKERKGEYLGHTVQIIPHLTGEIRSRVMKVAEASKADFVIVEVGGTVGDIEGLPFLEAIREFWAEDPASSIFAHLTYVPYLETTDELKTKPTQHSVGELRKIGIQPTLVVARGVKELPLDQKRKVALFCGVPADHVISLPNLTSVYKVPNYLQEQRVGHLVLSAFDMAPRTAQTETPWVRFTWTIDQAKTPRRLAIVGKYVQLNDAYLSLREALHHGAWATGCDLHIDLIDSEDVEKQGTRLLDAGRYDGILVPGGFGKRGIEGMILAAGYARTNNLPYLGICLGMQVASIEFARNVLGIADANSQEFRPEAEDLVIYLMPSQKGVQKLGGTMRLGVYENTITPGSRVAEAYGASTLSERHRHRYEFNNEYRAAFEEHGMRVAAVYPEEDLVESLELVGHPFFVGVQFHPELASKPLQPGPLFVAFVKAMLAHEG
- the acpS gene encoding holo-[acyl-carrier-protein] synthase encodes the protein MGLLSRFTVRPRPPRLSCYTEIVKQLGVDIVAVARIRALGERYGERFLNRVYSASELSTCDRPDRWQCLAGRWAAKEAVIKLLPPTDLPTLREIEIAPGPEGAPIAVIRGTPWFNCSLSISHEREYAVAVAMVTQGEYGSMYESGDS